From the Daucus carota subsp. sativus chromosome 8, DH1 v3.0, whole genome shotgun sequence genome, one window contains:
- the LOC108198044 gene encoding uncharacterized protein LOC108198044 — MIDGWQHARPVISIDGTFLKGKYNGKLLVAVGVDANNHQYPICFALVDEETTENWSWFLRLLRRHVCRERLGVCIISDRAPGILAAVNDERNGFTEPFGVHRYCLHHVRSNFSKHHPGNELKMYMWLAGRTPQIRKHEAYMKHIARISPQALTYLREINPALWTICHDTGHARYGQATTNVTESFNGNIRQARFLPVTAMMEFLFYKTVRTVNKERNAALESMQEGHELCLRARRMLETNIERANAHHVETFHRQSGLFSVKTRRYRFKGVEKGGNTQVVDIKGDTCTCGKWACHRLPCSHLIAGCNRNSINWKQWIGPYHYTPVLQNMWEPMIYPLPATGYWDVQLH, encoded by the coding sequence ATGATTGATGGCTGGCAGCATGCTCGCCCAGTCATTTCAATTGATGGTACATTCCTCAAGGGAAAGTACAATGGAAAGTTGCTGGTTGCGGTGGGAGTGGACGCTAACAACCACCAATATCCAATCTGTTTTGCCCTCGTGGATGAGGAGACTACGGAGAACTGGTCCTGGTTCCTACGTCTTCTACGAAGACATGTATGCCGAGAGAGACTTGGCGTTTGTATTATATCGGACCGTGCCCCCGGGATCCTCGCTGCAGTGAATGACGAGCGGAACGGCTTCACTGAACCTTTTGGTGTTCACAGATACTGCCTCCACCATGTGAGAAGCAACTTCTCCAAACATCACCCGGGAAATGAGTTGAAGATGTACATGTGGCTAGCAGGCCGAACACCACAAATAAGAAAGCACGAGGCTTACATGAAACATATTGCCCGCATTTCTCCCCAAGCGTTGACATATTTGCGGGAGATAAATCCTGCCTTGTGGACCATCTGTCATGACACAGGCCACGCTCGTTACGGCCAGGCCACTACCAACGTGACGGAGAGTTTCAATGGCAACATTCGACAAGCTCGCTTCCTACCGGTCACCGCAATGATGGAATTCCTCTTTTACAAAACTGTAAGGACGGTGAATAAGGAGAGAAACGCTGCTCTAGAAAGCATGCAAGAAGGTCATGAACTCTGCCTGCGAGCGAGGAGAATGTTGGAAACCAATATTGAGAGGGCTAACGCCCACCATGTTGAAACATTTCACCGGCAAAGTGGTTTATTCTCCGTAAAGACGCGTAGGTATAGGTTCAAAGGTGTGGAAAAGGGCGGAAACACACAGGTCGTGGACATCAAAGGGGATACTTGCACATGCGGGAAATGGGCCTGTCATCGCCTTCCATGTTCTCATTTGATTGCTGGGTGTAATCGTAATTCCATAAACTGGAAGCAGTGGATCGGTCCTTACCACTACACTCCCGTTTTGCAAAATATGTGGGAGCCTATGATATATCCGTTACCAGCAACCGGCTATTGGGATGTGCAACTCCATTAG
- the LOC135148403 gene encoding uncharacterized protein LOC135148403: MILVDKKLITDGIKNGEKYQIYPEDVDISRVPRIFHSSCANGHVFYNFPQDDREQLKMLGQPRSFRGPRVQRHFGDDDESSRGEVSASKRREVYRVVVEANRVTVEDCLKLLEGIDW; encoded by the exons ATGATTCTTGTCGACAAAAAGTTGATTACTGACGGTATCAAGAACGGGGAGAAG TATCAAATCTACCCTGAGGATGTCGACATCAGTAGAGTTCCTAGGATTTTTCACAGCTCCTGTGCTAATGGTCATGTGTTCTACAACTTTCCTCAAGATGATCGTGAACAATTAAAAATGCTAGGGCAACCGAGATCATTTCGAGGACCGCGTGTACAACGCCATT TTGGCGATGATGATGAGTCCAGTCGAGGTGAGGTGAGTGCATCCAAAcgacgtgag GTATATCGCGTGGTCGTGGAAGCTAACAGAGTTACAGTGGAGGATTGCCTTAAACTACTCGAAGGAATTGACTGGTAA